In the genome of Bosea sp. BIWAKO-01, the window GTGGCCCGACATCGATCCGCAGCAGGTTGTGTTGCTCGATAGCGTGCCGCCGGATGCGGTGCCGGAGGGACCGATTTCGGCGCAAGCCGACGTCAAGTTGACGCGCTATCAGAACACCGAAGTCGAGATCACGGTCACGACGGACAAGCCTGGCTTCGTCCTGCTCAACGACATCTGGCATCCATGGTGGCGGGCGGAGCTCGACGGTGCGGACGTTGATATCCTGCGGGCAAATGTGCTGTTTCGCGCCGTGCAGGTGCCGGCGGGGACGCATACCGTGCGCTTCAGTTTCAAGCCGGTCGAGGGCGCCATCGCGGAGCTGCGCGATCGCGTCGAACCGATCGTGCCGGAGGAGGTGCCTTCGGCTGCCGAGCCACGCGTCGCGGCTGGATCCGGCACGGCGCCCAATCCGCGTCTCTATGAAGATGGCGGCTGGTTCGAAAGCCGCGATCACGGCCAAGCGCCGCAGACTGCGACCCTGGTTCGTTAGACCATCGGACCGGATCTCGTATCCGGTCCGATGGTCTGCCCTTTTCCGCGTCTGGATCGGCCTTCCCGAAAACGGCAATCCAGTTTTCGGGCCGATGCGTCAGATCGCACCCCCCAAAGAAAAGCCCGGCGACACGAACGCATCGCCGGACCCAAATTGTTCGAGGCGAAGCCTTGCGGGCTTCGCTTTGCCTAGCCCTCAGGCGACGCCGAGCTTCTTCTGCAGGCTGGTCGAGGAGGTGGTGTATTGGAAGGTCAGCCGCTTCTCCGGATAGACATAGCGGTGCACCTTCTGGGCGGCGAGCGCCGCCTCATGGAAGCCCGAGAGGATCAGCTTGAGCTTGCCGGGATAGGTGTTGATGTCGCCGATGGCGAAGATGCCCGGCACATTGGTCTCGTACTTCTCGGTGTCGACCGGGATCAGGTTCTCGTGCAGGTTCAGACCCCAGCTCGCAATCGGGCCGAGCTTCATCGTCAGCCCGAAGAACGGCAGCAGGGTATTGCAGGAGACCTCGAAGGCCTCGTTGGCGTTGTCACGGCAGATCGCGGCTTGCAGCGCCGTACCATCGCCCTTCAGCCCGGTGACCTGGCCGATCCTCAGATCCATCTTGCCGTCCGCGACCAGTGACCGCATCTGCTCGACCGAATGCGGCGCAGCGCGGAAATCGTCGCGACGGTGCATCAGCGTCACTCGCTTGGCGAGGGGCTGCAGGTTCAGGGTCCAGTCGAGTGCGGAATCGCCGCCGCCGACGATCAGGATCTCGCGGTCGCGGAAGGCTTCCATCTTGCGCACAGCGTAGAAGACGCTGTGGCCTTCATAGGCCTCGATCCCCGGGATCGGCGGCTTCTTCGGCAGGAACGATCCGCCCCCGGCGGCAACGAGCACCGTCTTGGTGTTGAAGACGGTGCCGGCATCGGTGCGAACCCGGAAGCGCGGCGCCTCCGCCGTGCCGGTCGGTTCGAGCGACTCGATCATCTGGTTGAGATGGAAGGTCGGGCCGAAGGGTTTGACCTGCTCGATCAGGTTATCGACCAGACCCTGGCCCGTGACGATCGGAAAACCGGGAATGTCATAGATCGGCTTTTCCGGATAGAGCTCGGCACATTGGCCGCCGACCTTCGGCAGGATGTCGACGAGATGGGCGCGGATATCGAGCAGGCCGAGTTCGAACACCGCGAACAGGCCGCACGGACCCGCGCCGACGATCACGACGTCGGTTTCGATGACCTCGCTCTCGGCGACGTTCTCGTTGGCAATTTCGGCACTCATCGTGAATTCCCTCGGGGTGTTCCCTGCGGCCATGCGCGGGAGCCGATGCAGCAAATCCTGCTGCGATGCAATGAAAACCCCCGCCCAAGCTTAGGCGGTAGCCGGAAAAGAGAAGAATTTCCTGTTTCAGGCGCCCGTGTCAGCAACAAGGCCTATGCTCGCGATCCCGGCGATGGCCGCAGCCTCGTCGTTGTCCGAGGTGTCTCCTGAGATTCCGATTGCGCCAAGCAGCACGCCGGCTCCGTCGCGCATGAGCACACCACCCGGGACCGGCACGAGCGATCCGCCGACCGCATGGGTTGCTGCTTCAATGAAATAGGGGCGGTCGAGCGCCATCTTGTGCAGCGCGCGCGACCCGAGGCCGAGCGCCACGGAGCCATACGCCTTGCCGAGTGCGATCTCGCCGCGCTTCAGGCTGGTGCCGTCCTGTGCCGCAAAGGCCTTCTGGGCGCCCCGCGCATCGATGATGGCAATCGCGAGCGGTTTGAACCCGGATTTCTCGGCATGGGCGAGCGTGTTGGCGAGGATGGTCTGGGCCTGGGCCAAGGTGAGCATGGGAAGGGCCTTCCGTTGAGGACGCGAGCTTCTTGCCACCCCGCAGGCACGGAGGGAAGCTGCCGCAGCGCGCAAGCTGCCATGTCATGGTGAAACCTGCCGGCAAATCGCCCCCTTTGCCGGCATCACGCAATTCAACTTGAACTTGCAGGGGCAAGCGGGCTTCATACCAGCCCCGACACTGGAGGATAAGCTATGGGTCTGTTCAGTTTCATCAAGGAAGCCGGTGCGAAGATCTTCGGTGGCTCGGCACAGGCGGCGACGCCCGACGCCCTGCAGAAGGAATTGGCCGGGCACGGGCTGCCCTCCGACGTCAATATCCAGATCGACGGCGACAAGGTGAAGGTGTCCGGCAAGGCGGTTTCTACCGAAGAGGCCGAGAAGATCATTCTTGCGCTCGGTAACACGACGGGCGTTGCGCAGGTCGAGTCCGACCTGGCGGTCACGAAGGAAGCGCCCGCTGCCGTGTTCTACACGGTCAAGAAGGGCGATACGCTCTGGAAGATCGCCGAGGAGCATTACGGCAAGGGACAAGGCGCCAAATACACCGAGATCGTCAAGGCTAATACGCCGCCGGTGAAGAATCCCGATCTGATCTTGCCCGGCTGGGTGCTGCGTATTCCGCCCAAGGCCTGATCCGCGCTCGGCTTAGCGAAGTAACGGCATGCGGCATGGCCCGCATGCCGCTCTGATGCTCGTCGAGACCGCGTCAATTTCAAGCGGACGGCTCTTGCGTCAGCCGCGCTTTGGCGCTCATCTGTCATACCAATAAGGCAGACAGGGCATTCCTTATGGGAATGGCCCGTCATGCTGTGCCTGGGCAGGCCTCTGGGGAGGGGATGAATGAGTTTTGATCGCCGCAAATTCCTGACGCTTGCCGGCTCGGCCGTTGCCGCGCCGGCCGTTATGCGTGTCAGTCGCGCCAATGCCCAGGAGGTGACGCTGAAGATGCATCACTTCCTGCCGCCCGTCGCCAACGGCCATTCCAAGTTCCTGAAGCCCTGGGCCGACAAGGTCGCGGCCGAATCGAATGGCCGCATCAAGATCGACATCTTTCCGTCGATGCAGCTTGGCGGAACGCCGCCGCAGCTCTTCGACCAGGCTCGTGACGGTGTTGCCGATATCGTCTGGACGCTGCCCGGCAATACGCCGGGACGCTTCACCGGCATCGAGGCCTTCGAGCTGCCCTTCGTCTCGAACAAGCGCGCCCTGGTCAATTCGCTGGCGCTGACGGACTACGCCGAGCAGAACCTCAAGGACGAGTTCAAAGACGTCAAACCGATCTGCTTCTGGGCGCATGATCACGGGCTGATCCATGCCAACAAGCAGGTGAAGACGATGGAGGACCTGAAAGGTCTGAAGTTGCGCTTCCCGACCCGGCTTGCCGGCGAAGCGCTGCGGGCGCTCGGCGCCAATGCGATCGGGATGCCGATCCCGCAGGTGCCGGAATCGCTGGCGCAGCGTGTCATCGATGGCTGTGTCGTGCCCTGGGAGGTCGTGCCGTCGATCAAGGTCCAGGAACTGGTGAAGTATCACACGGAGATTCCAGGCTCGCCGACCTTCTATGTCGCGACCTTCATCCTGGCGATGAACCGGGCGAAATATGATGCGCTCGCGCCCGACCTGAAGGCGGTTCTCGACAAGAACTCCGGGGCCGCCGCGGCTGCCATGGCCGGCAAGGTCTGGGACGAGCAGGCGGTCGTGGTGTCCGAAATGGTCCGCAAGCGCGGCAATACCATCACCATACTCGACGAAGCCGAAGCGGCGCGCTGGCGCAAGACGACCGAGCCGGTGATCGACGGCTGGATCAAGGCCGCCAAGGACAAGGGACTCGACGGGGCGAAGCTGCTGGAGAGCGCCAAGGCGGCGCTGGCCAGGCACGAGAAGGCGGCCTGACGGCGGATCATCATCATGTCGGTCAGAGATGGGGAAGCAACGACGCCGGGCTTCGATGCTCTGGTGCGCGGGATCGCCATCGCGGGTGGCGTTCTGCTGATTGCGCTGGCGACCATGGTGGTTGTCAGCGTGACCTTGCGCAGCGACCTGATCGGCGCGGCCGGCGTACCCGGTGATTTCGAGCTGGTGCAGATGGCGACGGCGGTCGCGGCCTTCTGCTTTCTGCCCTATTGCCAGCTTCGGCGCGGCAACATCTTCGTCGATACCTTCACGCTGAAGCTGCCCTTGCGCTGGCAAAGGGCAATCGATGCGCTCTGGGACGTCGTCTATGGCCTGGTCATGGCGCTGGTCGCCTGGCGACTCGCCGCCGGCGCGCTGGCGGCCTTCGCGAGCGGCGAAAACACGATGGTGCTGCAGTTGCCGAGCTATCTCCCGATCGCGATCTGCGCAGCGCTTGCTGCGCTGGTTTCGCTGACCTCGTTCGTCAGCGCCAGCCGGCTGGTGAGGGCGCGCGCGTGAGCGGCTTTACCCTCGCCGTCACGGGCTTCATCGCGCTTCTCGCGCTGATGGCCGTCAGGTTGCCGATCGGGCTGGCGATGATGCTGGTCGGTGGCCTCGGCTATATCCAGCTCAATGGGCTCGAGCCATTCCTCAACTACATCAAGACGACGCCCTATCAGATCTTCGCCAACTACACGCTGTCGGTGATTCCGCTCTTCGTGCTGATGGGGGCCTTCGCCGAGCGGTCGGGCCTGGCGTCCGACCTGTTCAAGGCGGCCTCGGCCTTTGTCGGCCACCGTCGTGGTGGGCTCGGGATGGCGATGATCGGGGCCTGCACGGGCTTCGGCGCGATCTGTGGGTCCTCGGTTGCGACGACGGCGACCTTCGCACGCGCGGCGCTGCCGCAACTGCGGCACTATCGCTACGATCCTGGCTTCGCCTGTGGCGTTACTGCCGTCGGCGGCACGCTCGGCATCCTGATCCCGCCCTCGGTGATCCTGGTCGTCTATGCGATTTCGACCGAGCAGAACATTGCCAAGCTCTTCAAGGCGGCCTTGATTCCTGGGCTGATGGCGGCCGCGATGTATTGCATCACCATCGCGATCATGACCCGGCTCGACGCGACGCTCGGTCCGGCGCATCAGCGGATCGCCTGGCGCGACCGGCTCGTCTCGCTGCTTGGTATCATTCCGGCGATGCTGGTCGCGCTGGTCGTGGTCGGCGGCATCTATGGTGGGATCTTTACCCCGACCGAGGGCGCCTCGGTCGGCGTCTTTGTCATGTTAATGATCGGCGTGTTCCGGCGGACGCTCGGCTTGAAGGCAATCGGCGAGGCGATCCTGCAGACGGCCGAGACCTCGGCGATGATCTTTGCGATCCTGCTCGGGGCCGAGATCTTCAACGCCTTCCTGGCGCTGACCCAGGTGCCGACCGCTGCGGCCGAGATGATCGCGGCGTCCGGCTGGCAACCCTATTCGGTCCTGATCGGTCTGCTCGTCTTCTACATCGTGCTCGGCGGCGTCATGGACGAACTTGCCATGATCCTGCTGACGCTGCCGGTGTTCTTCCCGATCGTGACCGCACTCGATTTCGGCATGCCTGTCGACGATATCGCGATGTGGTTCGGCATCCTCGTCCTGATCGTGGTCGGCATCGGGATGACCTGCCCGCCGATCGGTCTCAATGTCTTCGTCGTCGCCTCGCTGGCTCGTGATGTCCCGGTGACGCGAATCTACCGTGGAGTGCTGCCTTTCGTGCTCTCCGATGTCATCCGGCTCGGCATCGTGGTGGCATTTCCGGCCCTCACGCTCTATCTGGTGAAGCTACTGGATTAGCCTGGACTGGATGGCAGCAGTGACCGTGAACGATCTCGACATCGACGACATCAAGGCCGGGCTCGCGGCTGATTCCATTCTGATCGTGGACGTGCGCGAGCCGCATGAATTCGCGGCCGGACATATTCCCGGCTCGGTCTCGCGGCCGCTGTCCCAATTCAACCCCGCCGACCTGCCCAATCCTCCTGGAAAGCGCGTCGTGTTCTCCTGCGCGGCCGGAGTGCGCTCGCTGCGGGCTCTGGAATTCGCGCAGTCGGCCGGGCTCGATATCGACAGCCATTATCGCGGTGGTTTCAAGGACTGGGCGATGCACGGCCAGCCCGTCGAGCAATAGGACCAAGCCTTGCGCGTCATGCATCGCAGCTTTCTGCCTCCGGGGGCTGACGCGACGCCGATCCTGCTCCAGTTTCCTAAGCGACGGTTTCGAGATTTTCGTACTTTCAAGGATGTAAGCCCATGCGCCCCATGAAGTTCGGAGTCGGCCAGCCCATTCGCCGGGTCGAG includes:
- a CDS encoding rhodanese-like domain-containing protein, with the protein product MAAVTVNDLDIDDIKAGLAADSILIVDVREPHEFAAGHIPGSVSRPLSQFNPADLPNPPGKRVVFSCAAGVRSLRALEFAQSAGLDIDSHYRGGFKDWAMHGQPVEQ
- a CDS encoding NAD(P)/FAD-dependent oxidoreductase, which produces MSAEIANENVAESEVIETDVVIVGAGPCGLFAVFELGLLDIRAHLVDILPKVGGQCAELYPEKPIYDIPGFPIVTGQGLVDNLIEQVKPFGPTFHLNQMIESLEPTGTAEAPRFRVRTDAGTVFNTKTVLVAAGGGSFLPKKPPIPGIEAYEGHSVFYAVRKMEAFRDREILIVGGGDSALDWTLNLQPLAKRVTLMHRRDDFRAAPHSVEQMRSLVADGKMDLRIGQVTGLKGDGTALQAAICRDNANEAFEVSCNTLLPFFGLTMKLGPIASWGLNLHENLIPVDTEKYETNVPGIFAIGDINTYPGKLKLILSGFHEAALAAQKVHRYVYPEKRLTFQYTTSSTSLQKKLGVA
- a CDS encoding TRAP transporter small permease; protein product: MSVRDGEATTPGFDALVRGIAIAGGVLLIALATMVVVSVTLRSDLIGAAGVPGDFELVQMATAVAAFCFLPYCQLRRGNIFVDTFTLKLPLRWQRAIDALWDVVYGLVMALVAWRLAAGALAAFASGENTMVLQLPSYLPIAICAALAALVSLTSFVSASRLVRARA
- a CDS encoding heme-binding protein yields the protein MLTLAQAQTILANTLAHAEKSGFKPLAIAIIDARGAQKAFAAQDGTSLKRGEIALGKAYGSVALGLGSRALHKMALDRPYFIEAATHAVGGSLVPVPGGVLMRDGAGVLLGAIGISGDTSDNDEAAAIAGIASIGLVADTGA
- the lysM gene encoding peptidoglycan-binding protein LysM yields the protein MGLFSFIKEAGAKIFGGSAQAATPDALQKELAGHGLPSDVNIQIDGDKVKVSGKAVSTEEAEKIILALGNTTGVAQVESDLAVTKEAPAAVFYTVKKGDTLWKIAEEHYGKGQGAKYTEIVKANTPPVKNPDLILPGWVLRIPPKA
- a CDS encoding TRAP transporter large permease; protein product: MSGFTLAVTGFIALLALMAVRLPIGLAMMLVGGLGYIQLNGLEPFLNYIKTTPYQIFANYTLSVIPLFVLMGAFAERSGLASDLFKAASAFVGHRRGGLGMAMIGACTGFGAICGSSVATTATFARAALPQLRHYRYDPGFACGVTAVGGTLGILIPPSVILVVYAISTEQNIAKLFKAALIPGLMAAAMYCITIAIMTRLDATLGPAHQRIAWRDRLVSLLGIIPAMLVALVVVGGIYGGIFTPTEGASVGVFVMLMIGVFRRTLGLKAIGEAILQTAETSAMIFAILLGAEIFNAFLALTQVPTAAAEMIAASGWQPYSVLIGLLVFYIVLGGVMDELAMILLTLPVFFPIVTALDFGMPVDDIAMWFGILVLIVVGIGMTCPPIGLNVFVVASLARDVPVTRIYRGVLPFVLSDVIRLGIVVAFPALTLYLVKLLD
- a CDS encoding TRAP transporter substrate-binding protein; translated protein: MSFDRRKFLTLAGSAVAAPAVMRVSRANAQEVTLKMHHFLPPVANGHSKFLKPWADKVAAESNGRIKIDIFPSMQLGGTPPQLFDQARDGVADIVWTLPGNTPGRFTGIEAFELPFVSNKRALVNSLALTDYAEQNLKDEFKDVKPICFWAHDHGLIHANKQVKTMEDLKGLKLRFPTRLAGEALRALGANAIGMPIPQVPESLAQRVIDGCVVPWEVVPSIKVQELVKYHTEIPGSPTFYVATFILAMNRAKYDALAPDLKAVLDKNSGAAAAAMAGKVWDEQAVVVSEMVRKRGNTITILDEAEAARWRKTTEPVIDGWIKAAKDKGLDGAKLLESAKAALARHEKAA